The segment GTTCCGTTCAGCAGAGAGTTTCTTACCTCAATTACAGCCCTGCAGCTTGTGGGAACCTCGATCATAGACGATTACTTTGGGTATGGCAGGGATATCGGTGGTGGTGTTTACGGTTTCCTCGGCGACGGTATGATCCGCTATGATGCGGGTGTTTTCCAAGGCGAAGGTGCGAACCAGAAAAACGACAAGGGTGACACCGGTGTGCTCTGGGCAGGAAGGGTTCAGGCGGCCGTTATCGGCGGGAAAGCCAGAAGTGTAAAAGAGAATTTTGCCAAGAGGCCGACGCTCATGGTTGCAGCCGCTGTTGCGGGTATAGATGTTGAGGACGGCAATGATGGCAATATAGGAATTTCATCTGGAGAGAGAGCGCTTGAGAGCGGTACAGTCACCTCCTTTACGGCGGATATAAACTACAGGGATCCAAGGTTCAATCTTACCGGTGAGTATGTCGGAAGGTGGGCCAATCCTGATGAGGGCGGTGTAGATACTGCCTATGATCAGGGTTTCAGGGTTCAGGGCGGTTTCTTCCTCCTTCCGAAAAGGGTTGAGCTTGCATCGAGGTACGCGATGGTCATCTTTGACGATGACGCCAGCGTTCTCGGAGGCAATGACCTTGACAACGTATGGACTTTCACGCAGGGGCTTAGCTACTACCTGAGCGGCAATCACAAGTGGAAAGTGCAGCTTGACTACACGTTCCAGCGCGAAGAGTATCTCGCTGGCGCAGAGTCTGATGAGTCGATGGTAAGAGCGCAGGTTCAGACCTACTTCTAGGGATGCATTTGGAGATATAGCCAAATCTGGTTTATAGGAGCATAATCAAGCGGCGATCTGATAGTCTGTTTTTACCTCTGTTGTTTTGTCCATTGCCTGCTCGGTTCCATCATTGAATTTACTTCTTTGCTTTCTCGACAAAACGCGCAACAGGGCATTATTGGTATTTTTCTAATTTGAGTTCACGGTGTAATTTAGATTCCGGTACTCTTTTCACTGAGAAGGACCGATATGCAAGAGACAAAAGCCCTTATAGTTTCTCCGCACCCGGATGACCTTGAAATAGGCATGGGAGGAACTGCCTGCCTGCTTCTGGAAAAAGGTGTTGAGGTGGTTTCCGTTATCGTTACGGATGGGAGGAGGAGTGCGAATCCCCTTGGTATCTCGCAGGAAGAACTTGTGCAGACAAGGGAATTGGAAGTTAGGACGTCCTCAGAGATACTCGGAGTGGAGGTTTCTCTTCTGGGATTCTCCGACATGGAATCCGATTCGAACAAGCGTGAATTCAGTTCCAGAATGGCGAAAATAATAACAAATCTCCGCCCGGGGGAGATATATCTCCCGCATCCCGAAATTGACAAGCATAGAACACACAGGACGGTTTCCCGCCTGACGCTTGGTTGTCTCGACGCGGCGCTTGGGGAAAGCCCTTTTGAGTGTGAATGCTGGTTCTATGAGGTATGGACGCCCTTTCCTTCATACGACCGGATCGAAGATATAACGTCTTTTGCCGACCGCAAGCGCCAGGCGATTGAGGCGCACATGAGCCAGACGTCCTACAAGGACTACACAGACGGCATAATGGGCCTTAACAGGTACAGAGGGGCTTTTCACGACACCGCGGACGGATTCGCGCCGCTTTGGGCCGAGGTCTTCATAAAGCATGACTCCGGGTGACCTTATCTCGGAACGTATTTTCTTTTCCTTGACCAGAGAAGCAGATCAAACTCATCAAGACTGATTCCCAGCTCGTGAGCGGCTTCCGTCATAAGGCTTTCGGTTTCAAGGTATCTTTTTCTCGTCAGGGGATACTTCGTTTCGCCTATGATCCCCAGTTCGAAAAGGGATGCCAGATTGTTTCGGTCAAGAATCGCATAGCCTGAGAATCCCAGATTCCTCAGAAAATGGCTTGCCTGCATGTATCCGAGTCCCTTTATTCCGGGATTTTTCGCGAAGAAATCTCTTCTTTCCACCCTGTCTTCAAAGGAATCGACAAGTGATTTCAGAAGAAATCCGTATTCTTCCCTAAGATATTCTCTGGTGAAAACGATATAGCGGGATGCGTTCTCGGCATACTTGTGAATTGCTCCAATATGTTCCAGCAGTCCGTCTTCTTCTCCGTCCACGAGCTTTTCTCCTATGGCGCTCATGCATTGACCGGCTATTTTGGGTCCGACCCCGGAAGTCAGTATGCAGAATGAAAGTTCACGGAAGATCTGGAGGTCATCGGCTTCCCGAAAAGCCTGTCTGAATTCCAGAAGCCGGTTCTGTATCTCTTCTTTTTTAAGCCCGTAGAGTTCCAGAAGCTCTCGCCTTTCTTTTTCCGTCATCCGCGGAACCTTTTCTTCCAAGGTGTCATTTCAGTATCTCGCCTGTTTTCTCGCTCCAGAGAAACAGGTCCATTTCATCGAAATCAAATCCGTTTCTCTCCGTGAATCTCTTGAACCTGTTCTCAATCTCAATGTATTTTGACCTTGAGTGCGGTGCCCGGGCAGATTCCGTTATGCCCAGTTCGAAGAGACACTGTAGTATGTGCTTGTCAAGAATCGCGTAGCCGCGAAAACCAACATTTCTCAGAAAATGGCTTGCTTCCTTAAAGCCGAGCCCCTTTATGTCCTTGTTGAGCGCGAAAAAGTCTCTTCGCTCTGCAGGATCTTCAAAGGAAAGGAGAAGTGGCCTCAGCCTGAGTCCGTACCGGCTGGCCAGATATTCTCTTGTGTGGACCACGTGTTTTGAGCGCACGTTCGGGAACCTGTAAATCCCCCGCAGTTTCGCCCTCAGTTCGTCCTCGCTTGCCCTCGGGAGTATGTTCCTTACGGCGCGAAGTGCGCTTATTCCCATCTTTGCACTCGTTCCGGCCGTGAATATGCAGAAGACGAGTTCCTCGAAGATTATTTCTTCTGAGGCGTTTTTGATGATATTCTCAAATTCGCCGAGTTTCTTTCTTATTTCCGGGGCTTTGCGCGGAAGGTCTTCTCTTATTGACCCTACTGTCAGCATGCGGGATTTATTTGTAGATGACGAGGTTTCTTCCGGCGATCAGCGTGGTTGAAGACATGTTGTTCCACCTCTTGATCTGGGAAACCGAAACCCTGTAGTGAAGCGCCAGTTCGCTCAGCGTGTCGCCGGGGATTATCTTGTGGCGCATCTTCCTCGGAACGTCCTGCGGCGCGTAAGTGTAGGAGAGTCTCTGTGGAATGGAAAGGGTTTTTCCCGCTATTATAAGGGAGCCCTTGAGGTTGTTAGCCCTTTTTATCTCGTCGATTGAAGTTCCGTACCTCTTTGCCAGAACGTAAATATTTTCCCCGGGGCGGATTCTGTGCTTTACGTATATTACGTTTCCTCTAGCTGGTATCTTAAGTCTCTGCCCGGGGCGTATGATTGAACCCGAGAGGTTGTTTGCGTACTTGAGGACCTCGACGGACGTTCCGAATTTCCTGGCTATCTTCCAGAGGCTGTCATTAGTCCTTACGGTGTATCTTACGGGCCTTGTCCTGAAAGGAGTCTGAATATCCTTCAGGGTTTCCACTTCGCTTCTGACGGCGAGAAGTTTTTCTCCGTAGCCCTTAGGAACCTTAAGATCATAGCTCTCTCCCGGGGGAGTGGAAAGTCCGATGAGCGAGGGGTTGTACTTAGAAATCTCCTTGTATCCCATGTCGAGCAGGTTGGCGATTTCCGCAAGGCTTTTTCTGGGCGGAACGCTCACGACTTGATAATCTTTTTCCAGCTTTTTAACCCTGAAACCGTATTTCTCGGGGTTTTTGGCTATTATCAAAGCGGCGTTGAATTTCGGCACGTAGTTTCTTGTTTCCCTGGGGAGCTTCTTGGATACCTTCCAGAAATCTTTTGAACCTGTTCTGGTTATGGCCCTTGACACCCTGTTCTCTCCGCAGTTGTATGCGGCCAAGGCGAGTTCCCATGAACCGAACTCGTCATACAGCTTCCTGAGGTATCTGGCTGCCGCCAAGGTAGATTTCTCGACATGCCTTCTTTCATCTACCCAGTAATTTATTTCCAGTCCATACTTTTTTCCGGTAGGTCTTATGAACTGCCAGAGCCCGACTGCGTTCTTTTTTGAAACGGCACGCGGGTTGAAACCGCTTTCTATGATAGGCAGATAGGCGATATCCGTCGGAACTCCCTCGGAGCGAAGCGTTTCCTTAATTTCCGGCAGAAATTTCCCGGAGCGTTTGAGAACTTCGGCGAAATTTCCCTTTCCTTTTCCCGAAAACCGCCGGATGTAGTGTTCAACCCTTGAGTTTCTCTTTATCTGGAATTCTGTATCTTCATAGGTCCGGGGAACTTCAGCGTGTTCAACTGGCGAGATTTCTTCGGTTCCGGGTGATGTCTGCTGGGCTTGCGGAGCCTGGCTTTCTGATTCGGCAGGAGTTGACAGAACCACATTGTCGGTCTCAACAATTTCTTCGGCTTCTTCTTCAACTTCCTCTCCGAAATCCTGTGAACCGTCTGCTGTATCGGTAGCTGAGACTTTTTCGGGCTGGCGGGTCGCCTCGGCGTATCCGGACTGTTTTTTCTGCGGAAACAGAAGCGGATTCATCGAGTCCTGGTTTGATGCGGCGGCGGAGACCAGAGGAAAAGCAATGGCCAGAAGC is part of the Candidatus Dadabacteria bacterium genome and harbors:
- a CDS encoding porin; this translates as MRILAVLAVSFFTLLTFMSLPAQADGDQSIKEQIEGLKKQIERLEQQMNMKEYEAKVKDSKAWHNKIKVKTKKGAGLAFQTADSNYKLRMRFFGQFLSTYTDPDADEEGLGFSVRNLWLIWDGNAFAPWMKYTVQYDLSGGGALKDMRLSFAKNKAFVPTIGQYKVPFSREFLTSITALQLVGTSIIDDYFGYGRDIGGGVYGFLGDGMIRYDAGVFQGEGANQKNDKGDTGVLWAGRVQAAVIGGKARSVKENFAKRPTLMVAAAVAGIDVEDGNDGNIGISSGERALESGTVTSFTADINYRDPRFNLTGEYVGRWANPDEGGVDTAYDQGFRVQGGFFLLPKRVELASRYAMVIFDDDASVLGGNDLDNVWTFTQGLSYYLSGNHKWKVQLDYTFQREEYLAGAESDESMVRAQVQTYF
- a CDS encoding PIG-L family deacetylase; its protein translation is MQETKALIVSPHPDDLEIGMGGTACLLLEKGVEVVSVIVTDGRRSANPLGISQEELVQTRELEVRTSSEILGVEVSLLGFSDMESDSNKREFSSRMAKIITNLRPGEIYLPHPEIDKHRTHRTVSRLTLGCLDAALGESPFECECWFYEVWTPFPSYDRIEDITSFADRKRQAIEAHMSQTSYKDYTDGIMGLNRYRGAFHDTADGFAPLWAEVFIKHDSG
- a CDS encoding LysM peptidoglycan-binding domain-containing protein, translating into MNLTMIFCVLLAIAFPLVSAAASNQDSMNPLLFPQKKQSGYAEATRQPEKVSATDTADGSQDFGEEVEEEAEEIVETDNVVLSTPAESESQAPQAQQTSPGTEEISPVEHAEVPRTYEDTEFQIKRNSRVEHYIRRFSGKGKGNFAEVLKRSGKFLPEIKETLRSEGVPTDIAYLPIIESGFNPRAVSKKNAVGLWQFIRPTGKKYGLEINYWVDERRHVEKSTLAAARYLRKLYDEFGSWELALAAYNCGENRVSRAITRTGSKDFWKVSKKLPRETRNYVPKFNAALIIAKNPEKYGFRVKKLEKDYQVVSVPPRKSLAEIANLLDMGYKEISKYNPSLIGLSTPPGESYDLKVPKGYGEKLLAVRSEVETLKDIQTPFRTRPVRYTVRTNDSLWKIARKFGTSVEVLKYANNLSGSIIRPGQRLKIPARGNVIYVKHRIRPGENIYVLAKRYGTSIDEIKRANNLKGSLIIAGKTLSIPQRLSYTYAPQDVPRKMRHKIIPGDTLSELALHYRVSVSQIKRWNNMSSTTLIAGRNLVIYK